The following proteins are co-located in the Nitrospira sp. genome:
- the rny gene encoding ribonuclease Y: MAGCLQEGGAPISTSIVAYILCGLIGALIGAGLLELVRRNLAAGKQAEAEEQAKHVLQNAQREAETIIKEAKLESKDLVFQARTEFEKEQKLKQGEWAVTEKRLVQREENLDRKIGAVEKREAESQKRDQELGRREEGLAKKEAACAKAEREHRDALERVAGMTAEEAKKHLMVEMESQAKLDAAGIAKRTLEEARENAEREAREIIARSIQRVVRDYVSESTISVVPIPNDAMKGRIIGREGRNIRAIEAATGIDLIIDETPEAVIISGFDPLRREIAKVSLERLMHDGRIHPTRIEEIVEKVKVDIDKLMYEEAEKIIFELGLSDFHPELIKVLGRLKYRTSYGQNNLYHAREAAYICGIMASELGLDVKLARRGALLHDIGKAVSHEEEGPHAMLGAEIAKKWGENEKIVNAIAGHHEQVEPICPESVLVAAAEALSAARPGARREALESYVKRLEKLEALAVAYKGVQKAYAIQAGREIRVIVRQEDITDTESFQLSRDLAKKIEQELTYPGQIRVTVIRESRYVEYAK, translated from the coding sequence GTGGCCGGTTGTCTCCAAGAAGGGGGTGCTCCCATTTCTACCTCAATCGTTGCGTATATTCTGTGCGGGCTGATCGGCGCCTTGATCGGGGCCGGGCTCCTTGAACTGGTTCGCCGCAATCTCGCCGCCGGGAAACAAGCCGAAGCGGAAGAGCAAGCCAAACATGTGCTGCAGAACGCTCAGCGCGAAGCCGAGACCATCATTAAAGAGGCGAAGCTGGAATCAAAGGATTTGGTCTTTCAAGCCAGGACTGAATTTGAAAAAGAGCAGAAGCTGAAGCAGGGCGAGTGGGCCGTGACGGAAAAACGGCTGGTGCAGCGGGAAGAGAATCTGGACCGGAAAATCGGCGCCGTCGAGAAGCGCGAGGCCGAGTCTCAAAAGCGTGATCAGGAACTCGGCCGGCGTGAAGAAGGCCTGGCCAAGAAAGAGGCGGCCTGCGCCAAGGCGGAGCGGGAGCATCGCGACGCGCTGGAGCGTGTCGCGGGCATGACCGCCGAGGAGGCCAAAAAGCATCTGATGGTGGAAATGGAGAGCCAGGCCAAGCTCGATGCGGCCGGCATCGCCAAGCGGACGTTGGAAGAGGCGCGCGAGAATGCGGAGCGGGAAGCGCGCGAGATCATTGCACGGTCCATTCAGCGTGTGGTGCGCGATTATGTGTCGGAGTCCACGATCTCCGTGGTGCCGATTCCGAACGATGCGATGAAGGGCCGGATCATCGGCCGCGAAGGGCGGAATATTCGGGCCATCGAGGCGGCCACCGGCATTGATTTGATTATCGATGAAACGCCGGAGGCGGTCATTATTTCAGGGTTCGATCCCTTGCGCCGCGAGATTGCCAAGGTGTCGCTCGAACGGCTGATGCACGACGGGCGCATTCATCCGACGCGGATCGAAGAGATCGTCGAAAAGGTGAAGGTCGATATCGACAAGCTGATGTATGAAGAAGCCGAGAAGATTATCTTCGAGTTGGGGCTCTCGGATTTCCATCCGGAATTGATCAAGGTGCTCGGCCGGCTCAAGTACCGGACCAGCTATGGGCAGAACAATCTCTATCATGCGCGCGAAGCGGCCTATATCTGCGGCATCATGGCCTCGGAGCTGGGGCTCGACGTCAAGCTGGCCCGGCGCGGCGCGCTGCTGCACGATATCGGGAAAGCGGTCAGCCACGAAGAAGAAGGCCCGCACGCCATGCTGGGGGCCGAGATCGCCAAGAAGTGGGGCGAGAACGAGAAGATCGTGAATGCGATTGCAGGCCACCACGAACAGGTGGAGCCGATCTGCCCAGAATCGGTCCTTGTCGCGGCGGCGGAAGCCTTGTCGGCGGCCAGGCCGGGAGCCAGGCGTGAAGCGCTGGAGTCGTATGTGAAGCGGCTGGAGAAATTGGAAGCGCTGGCCGTGGCCTATAAAGGGGTGCAGAAGGCCTATGCGATTCAAGCCGGCCGGGAGATTCGGGTGATCGTGCGGCAGGAGGATATTACTGATACGGAGTCGTTCCAACTGTCGCGCGATCTGGCCAAGAAGATCGAGCAGGAGTTGACGTATCCCGGCCAAATCAGAGTCACGGTCATTCGTGAAAGCCGGTATGTGGAGTATGCCAAGTGA
- a CDS encoding TIGR00282 family metallophosphoesterase: MKVLFIGDIFGEPGRRAVSRMVPRIVSQRQVDIVIGNGENVAGGFGITPELAEDLFEMGLSVITTGNHAWDKKEVLEYFPREPRLLRPANYPVGVPGQGSYIVESAGGERLAVLQLMGRAYMPTLDCPFQVAKRELAKLKQEVAAVIVDMHAEATSEKMAMGHYLDGDVSAVVGTHTHVQTADDQILPKGTAYLTDIGMTGPLHGVIGVKKELAIEKFLTGMPKRFEVASGPSVFCAVLVELDARLGKAIAIERIRVID, from the coding sequence GTGAAGGTGCTCTTCATCGGCGATATTTTCGGAGAGCCGGGACGCCGGGCGGTCAGCCGCATGGTGCCGCGCATCGTGTCGCAACGCCAAGTGGATATCGTCATCGGCAATGGCGAAAATGTTGCCGGGGGATTTGGGATTACCCCGGAGCTGGCGGAAGATTTGTTTGAAATGGGCCTGTCGGTCATTACGACGGGGAACCATGCCTGGGACAAGAAGGAAGTGTTGGAATATTTCCCGCGGGAGCCCCGCCTGTTGCGGCCGGCCAATTACCCGGTCGGTGTGCCGGGGCAGGGGAGCTACATCGTGGAATCGGCGGGCGGCGAACGGCTGGCCGTGCTTCAGTTGATGGGGCGGGCCTACATGCCGACGCTGGATTGTCCCTTTCAGGTCGCCAAGCGGGAATTGGCCAAGCTCAAGCAGGAGGTCGCGGCGGTCATCGTCGATATGCATGCCGAAGCGACGTCGGAAAAGATGGCGATGGGCCATTATCTCGATGGTGACGTGTCGGCGGTCGTCGGGACGCATACGCATGTGCAGACGGCTGACGATCAGATTCTTCCCAAGGGCACGGCCTATCTCACCGATATTGGCATGACCGGTCCGCTGCATGGGGTCATCGGCGTCAAAAAAGAATTGGCGATTGAGAAGTTTCTGACCGGGATGCCCAAACGGTTTGAAGTGGCCTCCGGGCCGTCGGTCTTTTGCGCCGTGCTGGTCGAGCTGGACGCGCGGCTCGGCAAGGCCATCGCGATCGAACGGATTCGTGTCATCGATTGA
- the xseA gene encoding exodeoxyribonuclease VII large subunit: MFPPSPPLRQILTVSELTGLVRAAIETNFSEIWLEGEISNLRAPASGHLYLTLKDESSQIRAVLFKGVAGRLRFALEDGLQVVARGRVTVYEPRGEYQIILDSVEPKGRGALQVAFEQLKARLEAEGLFEADRKRPLPEWPRAVGVVTSLSGAALRDVLTVLHRRCPTLRIIIVPVQVQGEGSAEQIAAAITMLGDSGLVDVMIVGRGGGSLEDLWSFNEEMVVRAIVASRVPVVSAVGHETDVTLADFAADLRAPTPSAAAEAVAPVLAQIVSRLAELTARLQQSVTRRTEEERQRLRLATHQMAAVRYRIQEEMQRVDAALFGMTAAVRLAVQAGQDRLQLAERSLLAGSPETIVRHGLAVVPQLLTRLHRGMRGEMAARMQRVHACLGNLHTLSPLATLGRGYSILRHVPSGSVVRRVEDVTVGEDLQAQFVDGQALCTVKAVQPDHAV, translated from the coding sequence ATGTTCCCTCCGTCTCCACCGCTCAGGCAGATTCTGACTGTCTCGGAACTGACCGGCTTGGTCCGGGCTGCCATCGAAACCAATTTCTCCGAGATCTGGCTGGAGGGTGAAATCTCCAATCTACGCGCGCCGGCATCCGGCCATCTGTATCTGACCCTGAAAGACGAGTCGAGCCAAATCCGCGCCGTCCTGTTTAAGGGGGTGGCGGGCCGGCTGCGCTTTGCGTTGGAGGATGGCCTGCAGGTGGTGGCGCGCGGCCGGGTGACGGTCTACGAGCCCCGGGGAGAGTACCAGATTATTCTGGACTCGGTGGAGCCGAAGGGGCGCGGCGCGCTGCAGGTGGCATTTGAGCAGTTGAAGGCGCGCCTCGAAGCGGAGGGCCTTTTCGAGGCGGATCGGAAGCGTCCGCTTCCCGAATGGCCCCGCGCCGTCGGGGTGGTGACCTCGCTCAGCGGAGCCGCTCTGCGCGATGTATTGACCGTCCTGCATCGGCGCTGCCCTACGTTGCGGATCATTATTGTTCCGGTGCAAGTCCAGGGGGAGGGGTCTGCGGAGCAGATTGCCGCCGCCATCACGATGCTCGGTGATTCGGGCCTGGTCGATGTCATGATCGTGGGACGCGGGGGCGGCTCACTGGAGGATCTGTGGAGTTTCAATGAAGAGATGGTGGTGCGGGCGATTGTGGCCTCTCGCGTCCCTGTCGTATCCGCTGTCGGGCATGAGACGGATGTCACACTGGCTGACTTTGCGGCGGACCTTCGCGCCCCGACTCCATCGGCAGCCGCCGAGGCGGTGGCGCCGGTGTTGGCGCAGATCGTGAGCCGGCTGGCGGAGTTGACGGCGCGGTTGCAGCAGTCCGTGACGCGCCGGACTGAGGAAGAGCGGCAGCGGTTGCGCTTGGCCACGCATCAGATGGCGGCGGTGCGCTATCGGATTCAGGAGGAGATGCAGCGGGTCGATGCGGCGCTGTTCGGCATGACGGCGGCGGTGCGGTTGGCGGTTCAGGCCGGCCAGGACCGGCTGCAGCTGGCGGAGCGATCGTTGTTGGCGGGGAGCCCGGAAACGATCGTCCGCCATGGATTGGCCGTGGTTCCGCAATTGCTCACCCGTCTCCATCGTGGCATGCGGGGAGAGATGGCGGCCCGTATGCAGCGGGTTCACGCCTGTCTGGGGAATTTACACACGCTCAGCCCGCTGGCGACCTTGGGACGGGGATACAGCATTCTCCGGCATGTTCCCTCCGGTTCCGTGGTTCGGAGGGTAGAGGATGTGACCGTCGGAGAAGATCTTCAGGCGCAGTTCGTGGACGGACAGGCGCTGTGCACGGTGAAGGCGGTGCAGCCGGACCACGCGGTTTGA
- the xseB gene encoding exodeoxyribonuclease VII small subunit, which produces MAAVKFEQAMARLEAIVGELEKGELPLDESLKIFEEGIRLSKNCLKVLEDAERKVEVLVQDTNGKKQLRAFSLDDDDAEAPSLES; this is translated from the coding sequence GTGGCCGCTGTGAAGTTTGAGCAGGCGATGGCGCGCTTGGAAGCGATTGTCGGGGAGTTGGAGAAGGGCGAGCTCCCGCTCGATGAATCTCTCAAGATTTTTGAAGAAGGCATTCGGCTGTCGAAAAATTGCCTCAAAGTATTGGAAGACGCCGAACGCAAGGTGGAAGTGTTGGTGCAGGATACGAACGGCAAAAAGCAGTTACGGGCCTTCTCCCTCGATGATGATGACGCCGAGGCGCCCTCGCTGGAGTCGTAG
- a CDS encoding TlyA family RNA methyltransferase — protein MGTQIRPPKDRLDRVLVARGLAQSRDVAVRMLLAGEVRLDGALADKPAKLVSLDAAIEVVSQATRFVSRGGDKLIAALDACAVDPQGAVCLDVGCSTGGFTDCLLQRGAARVYAVDVGYGQFDWRLRQDPRVSLFERTNIRYVDRSLIPEPVSLVVIDVSFISLTMVLPPIIQFLRPGAIVIALVKPQFEVGKGQVGRGGIVRDEGLRQSALQRILASAAPLGLRSKATLDSPIKGKKGNLEFLAIFEFDPASCAMKETASAVDPHELEG, from the coding sequence ATGGGAACTCAGATTCGCCCTCCCAAAGACCGGCTTGACCGTGTGCTCGTCGCGCGCGGCCTGGCCCAGAGCCGGGATGTCGCCGTACGGATGCTGCTTGCCGGAGAAGTCCGGCTGGACGGGGCGCTGGCCGACAAGCCGGCGAAGCTCGTGTCTCTCGATGCGGCGATTGAGGTGGTGTCGCAAGCGACCAGGTTTGTGAGCCGGGGCGGTGACAAGCTCATTGCCGCGCTCGATGCCTGTGCCGTCGATCCGCAAGGGGCTGTTTGTCTCGATGTCGGGTGTTCGACCGGGGGATTTACCGATTGCCTTCTGCAGCGCGGTGCCGCGCGTGTCTATGCCGTGGATGTCGGCTATGGCCAGTTCGACTGGCGTCTGCGCCAGGACCCGCGCGTCTCCCTGTTCGAGCGCACCAACATTCGCTATGTCGATCGGTCGCTGATTCCGGAGCCGGTTTCCCTGGTGGTGATCGATGTCTCCTTTATCTCGCTCACCATGGTCTTGCCGCCGATTATCCAGTTTCTGCGCCCTGGCGCGATCGTCATCGCACTGGTGAAGCCCCAATTTGAAGTGGGGAAAGGGCAGGTCGGGCGTGGCGGGATTGTGCGCGATGAAGGGCTGCGGCAGTCGGCGTTGCAGCGCATTCTCGCGTCGGCGGCTCCGCTTGGACTGCGGTCCAAGGCGACTCTCGATTCCCCGATCAAGGGGAAAAAGGGGAACCTGGAATTTTTGGCAATTTTTGAGTTTGATCCGGCAAGTTGTGCTATGAAGGAAACGGCAAGCGCAGTGGATCCTCATGAGCTGGAGGGATGA
- a CDS encoding NAD-dependent epimerase/dehydratase family protein: protein MKVLVTGGAGFIGSHVVDRLVEEGHDVVVVDNLSTGKRKNVNRAANLYKADIQSSRLERIFRNERPSVVIHLAAQVSVRKSVEDPAFDAQANILGTMNVVHQAVLHGARKVVFSSSGGAIYGEQEIYPAPESHPTNPLSPYGISKLCGEHYVSYFERTSGIQTVCLRYANVYGPRQDPEGEAGVVAIFIQKILNNEQPIINGNGRQTRDFVFVDDVVEANLAVMGQQIKGVYNVGTGVETSINELFRMVADYTGASSKEVHGPAKKGEQQRSLVDSSKIRQELGWEVKVDLAEGLKRTVAYFREKMS from the coding sequence ATGAAGGTGTTGGTCACGGGTGGCGCAGGCTTTATTGGATCGCATGTGGTCGATCGGCTGGTTGAGGAAGGCCACGATGTGGTGGTCGTCGATAATCTGTCGACCGGGAAACGAAAAAATGTGAACCGTGCGGCGAATCTCTATAAAGCGGATATTCAAAGCTCGCGGCTGGAACGGATTTTCCGCAACGAGCGGCCCAGCGTCGTCATTCACTTGGCGGCGCAGGTCAGTGTCAGGAAGTCCGTTGAGGATCCTGCGTTCGACGCGCAGGCGAATATTTTGGGCACGATGAATGTGGTGCACCAGGCCGTGCTGCATGGCGCTAGAAAGGTCGTGTTTTCCTCATCGGGCGGGGCGATTTACGGGGAGCAGGAGATCTATCCCGCGCCGGAATCCCATCCCACGAATCCTCTGTCACCGTACGGGATCAGCAAATTGTGCGGAGAGCACTATGTGTCATATTTTGAGCGGACCAGCGGGATTCAGACCGTCTGTCTGCGCTATGCCAACGTCTATGGGCCCAGGCAAGATCCGGAAGGGGAGGCCGGGGTCGTCGCGATTTTTATCCAGAAGATTCTGAACAATGAGCAGCCCATTATCAATGGAAACGGCCGCCAGACCCGCGACTTCGTGTTTGTCGATGATGTGGTCGAAGCCAATCTGGCGGTGATGGGGCAGCAGATTAAGGGCGTGTATAACGTGGGGACGGGAGTGGAGACCTCCATTAATGAGCTCTTTAGAATGGTCGCGGATTATACCGGGGCGTCTTCCAAGGAAGTGCATGGCCCGGCGAAAAAGGGGGAGCAACAGCGCAGCCTCGTGGATTCCTCAAAAATCCGCCAAGAACTTGGCTGGGAAGTGAAGGTCGATCTCGCTGAGGGCCTCAAGAGAACCGTGGCCTATTTCCGAGAGAAGATGAGTTAG
- a CDS encoding rhodanese-like domain-containing protein: protein MSYSIGVKELKTRLDKGDKLVLLDVREPWEHALAKLDGSVLIPLGTLPQSLAKLDKNTEIIAYCHHGMRSADATGFLVQQGFANVKNLVGGIDAWSTQVDTSVPRY from the coding sequence ATGAGCTATTCAATCGGCGTGAAAGAACTGAAGACCAGACTTGATAAAGGGGATAAACTCGTTCTCTTGGACGTCCGCGAACCATGGGAACATGCCCTGGCAAAGCTCGACGGGTCAGTTCTGATCCCTCTGGGCACCTTGCCGCAATCCCTCGCTAAACTGGATAAGAATACGGAAATCATCGCCTATTGCCACCACGGTATGCGGAGTGCCGATGCGACAGGCTTTCTGGTTCAGCAGGGATTCGCCAACGTGAAGAACCTGGTCGGGGGAATCGACGCCTGGTCAACGCAGGTTGATACCAGCGTTCCCCGGTACTAG
- the cutA gene encoding divalent-cation tolerance protein CutA has product MAIEQKDIVVILVATSGLEEAKKIANAVLTARDAACVTIVPAVHSMYWWEGKIAQEEETMVIMKTTANHYGAIEKTIKGLHSYKVPEILSLSVKDGLPQYLEWVMREVST; this is encoded by the coding sequence ATGGCGATAGAGCAAAAGGATATTGTCGTCATATTGGTTGCGACTTCTGGACTCGAGGAGGCCAAGAAGATTGCCAATGCGGTTCTGACCGCTCGTGATGCCGCCTGTGTGACAATCGTTCCCGCAGTCCATTCGATGTATTGGTGGGAAGGGAAGATTGCGCAGGAAGAAGAGACGATGGTGATCATGAAGACGACGGCCAATCATTACGGGGCCATCGAGAAAACGATCAAGGGATTACATTCGTACAAGGTTCCTGAGATTTTATCGCTCTCGGTTAAGGATGGATTGCCACAATACCTAGAGTGGGTGATGCGAGAGGTGTCCACCTAA
- a CDS encoding M23 family metallopeptidase, with protein MAQTPNQESSDAYTVVIFRGSTAKPLRFSFSRKFVRNLLIAGCICILADILVISHYVVRTGEVWELAAFRNEAMSAREQTAAFSSAIEDLKKRIVAMKEVNQRLRVMLGIDTSAKPGDLVNGRGGEETPLPEGSVVPGMDNLKASDSSGSPSSALQGGEGSHGLPVAGSGDLPGDEKEVAASVKENLEWLTKEAASQEKILSELSQVAEQRSSRWAATPSIWPVKGWVTSGFGPRISPFTEKPAWHDGLDIGAAQNAPVQAPAQGRVTSVGFDPKLGNLIRLDHGFGIETVYGHLAKSLVKEGQRVKRGDVVGLVGSSGLATGPHLHYMVKVNGQALDPNKYILE; from the coding sequence ATGGCACAAACACCGAATCAAGAGAGCAGCGACGCCTACACTGTCGTCATTTTTCGCGGGTCAACTGCGAAGCCTCTCCGTTTTAGTTTTTCGCGGAAGTTTGTTCGTAACTTATTGATTGCCGGGTGTATTTGTATCCTGGCCGATATCTTGGTCATCTCCCATTATGTAGTGAGGACCGGCGAAGTGTGGGAGCTGGCGGCTTTCCGAAACGAAGCGATGAGTGCCCGCGAGCAGACGGCGGCCTTTTCCTCTGCGATCGAAGACCTCAAAAAGCGAATTGTGGCGATGAAAGAGGTGAACCAACGCCTCAGAGTCATGTTGGGGATCGATACCTCCGCCAAGCCCGGCGATTTGGTGAACGGGCGAGGTGGTGAAGAAACGCCACTTCCTGAAGGCAGCGTGGTTCCGGGCATGGACAATCTGAAGGCTTCTGATTCGTCGGGATCCCCCTCAAGTGCCCTGCAGGGCGGGGAGGGTTCTCACGGCTTGCCGGTTGCGGGGTCTGGGGATTTGCCAGGGGATGAGAAAGAAGTCGCGGCCTCTGTCAAGGAAAATTTGGAGTGGTTGACGAAAGAGGCTGCCAGCCAGGAGAAGATCTTGAGCGAATTGTCCCAAGTGGCTGAACAGCGGTCGTCCCGTTGGGCGGCCACTCCGTCGATCTGGCCCGTCAAAGGGTGGGTCACGTCAGGGTTCGGCCCGAGAATCTCTCCATTTACCGAAAAGCCGGCTTGGCACGATGGGCTCGATATTGGCGCAGCGCAAAATGCTCCGGTCCAGGCTCCCGCCCAAGGCCGAGTGACGTCGGTCGGGTTTGATCCCAAGCTCGGGAATTTGATTCGTCTCGACCATGGATTTGGGATTGAAACGGTCTATGGCCACTTGGCGAAGTCTCTCGTGAAAGAGGGGCAGCGGGTAAAGCGTGGCGATGTGGTGGGCCTTGTCGGAAGCAGCGGCTTGGCAACAGGTCCCCATCTTCACTACATGGTCAAGGTCAATGGCCAGGCGCTCGATCCCAATAAATACATTCTTGAATAG
- a CDS encoding formate--tetrahydrofolate ligase codes for MTDLQIARSVRPRPILDIAAELGLQDDEVLSFGSNKAKVSLRAVTRLKTRPLGRYVLVTAINPTPLGEGKTTTSIGLAMGLSRLGKRAVVTLRQPSLGPVLGIKGGGTGGGHAQVLPMEEINLHFTGDAHAVAASHNVLSAFLDNHLFHGNERGLDLARITWPRTLGISDRALRQVLVGEETHRRSGQFVITEASEIMAVLALASGPADLRQRLGRIMVGMKQSGAIGTAEELGCAGAMAVLLKDALMPNLVQTLEGTPAFVHTGPFGNIAHGNCSILSDALALRCADYVVTEAGFGSDLGAEKFFNIKCRVSGLKPAAAVVVATLRALKLHGGGGAAKVGAPLPSGLTGPNQPALEKGFANLEQHIANARAHGIPVVVAVNAFKDDMPAELEWVRNRSREVGAIDAAVSTHWADGGRGAEQLADAVVRAVEQPANFAHLYDVNWPIRKKVETIATKMYGAAGVRFEPEVERQIDEAEALGFGQLPVCMAKTPLSLSHDPALKGRPAGFTVPIKELRILAGAGFVTAVCSGIQLMPGLPKKPAGERIDLDPVSGDIVGLS; via the coding sequence GTGACTGATCTGCAAATTGCCCGATCCGTTCGCCCTCGTCCTATCCTTGATATTGCGGCAGAGCTTGGACTTCAAGACGACGAAGTCCTGTCATTCGGCTCAAACAAGGCCAAAGTCTCATTGCGGGCAGTGACTCGCCTCAAGACTCGTCCGTTAGGGCGGTATGTGCTGGTGACCGCGATTAACCCGACCCCTCTTGGAGAAGGAAAAACCACGACGTCGATTGGGTTGGCCATGGGACTGTCCCGGTTGGGCAAGCGCGCGGTTGTGACGCTCAGGCAGCCGTCTCTCGGTCCGGTGCTTGGCATCAAGGGCGGGGGCACGGGAGGCGGCCATGCGCAAGTGCTTCCGATGGAGGAGATCAATCTACATTTCACCGGCGATGCCCACGCGGTCGCGGCCAGCCACAATGTGCTCTCCGCGTTTCTCGACAATCACCTCTTTCATGGCAACGAGCGTGGGCTGGATCTCGCTCGCATCACCTGGCCGAGAACATTGGGAATCAGTGACCGCGCGCTTCGGCAGGTTCTCGTAGGAGAGGAGACGCACCGGCGAAGCGGCCAGTTTGTGATCACGGAAGCCTCAGAAATCATGGCCGTGCTCGCGCTAGCCTCCGGTCCGGCGGATCTCCGCCAACGACTTGGGCGGATCATGGTGGGGATGAAGCAATCCGGCGCGATCGGGACCGCTGAAGAACTCGGCTGTGCGGGGGCGATGGCGGTGTTGTTGAAAGATGCCTTGATGCCCAATCTGGTACAGACCTTGGAGGGGACGCCGGCTTTTGTGCATACCGGGCCGTTCGGCAATATCGCCCATGGCAATTGTTCCATTCTTTCCGATGCCCTGGCGCTTCGGTGCGCCGATTATGTTGTGACAGAAGCTGGGTTTGGGAGTGATCTGGGCGCCGAGAAGTTTTTCAATATCAAGTGCCGTGTGTCGGGACTGAAGCCGGCTGCCGCCGTCGTGGTGGCGACCTTGCGGGCGCTCAAGCTGCATGGCGGGGGAGGAGCGGCCAAAGTGGGGGCGCCATTGCCCTCTGGATTGACCGGCCCCAATCAGCCGGCCTTGGAGAAGGGCTTTGCGAATCTGGAGCAGCATATTGCCAATGCACGGGCCCATGGCATCCCGGTCGTTGTCGCGGTCAATGCCTTCAAAGATGATATGCCTGCGGAATTGGAGTGGGTCAGGAATCGTTCTCGTGAGGTGGGCGCAATCGATGCCGCGGTCTCGACCCATTGGGCCGATGGCGGGCGAGGCGCCGAACAATTGGCCGATGCCGTGGTTCGAGCGGTGGAGCAGCCCGCCAATTTTGCTCATCTTTACGATGTGAATTGGCCGATCAGGAAGAAGGTTGAAACGATCGCCACCAAAATGTATGGAGCCGCCGGAGTCAGGTTTGAGCCGGAGGTGGAACGGCAGATCGACGAAGCAGAGGCCTTGGGATTTGGGCAGCTTCCTGTGTGCATGGCCAAGACGCCGCTTTCGCTCTCGCATGACCCGGCGCTTAAGGGAAGACCGGCCGGATTTACGGTTCCCATCAAGGAATTGCGCATTCTCGCGGGAGCGGGATTTGTGACCGCCGTCTGTTCGGGGATTCAGCTGATGCCGGGGTTGCCGAAAAAACCGGCTGGGGAACGAATCGACCTTGATCCGGTGAGCGGAGATATTGTCGGGTTATCGTAG
- the hflC gene encoding protease modulator HflC, giving the protein MSKQGLTIAVIAVTVGLFVLGASPLFVVDVTQNAIVVQLGAPVKNITEPGLYLKVPFIQEVTYFDKRLLDYDSDPQDVITQDKKTLLLDNFAKWRITDPLKVYQNFQSQRGALQRLHDIIYSELRVELGRHDLAEIVSTTRAELMKVVTQRSNEKASAYGIEIQDVRIKRADLPEQNEKAVFARMQAERERQAKQYRAEGAEEAQKIRSEAEKDREIILAQAYKEAEELRGAGDAKAFKVYADAYRQDPKFFEFTRSMEAYKKTFKDKSTLVMSPDSEFFRYLKQR; this is encoded by the coding sequence GTGAGCAAGCAGGGACTGACCATCGCCGTGATCGCCGTGACCGTCGGCCTCTTCGTGCTGGGCGCCTCGCCGCTCTTTGTCGTGGACGTGACGCAAAACGCCATCGTCGTCCAGCTGGGCGCGCCGGTGAAGAATATTACGGAGCCGGGACTCTACCTGAAAGTTCCCTTCATCCAAGAAGTCACCTACTTCGACAAGCGGCTCTTGGATTACGATTCAGACCCACAAGATGTGATCACCCAGGATAAGAAGACGCTGCTCCTGGACAATTTTGCCAAGTGGCGCATCACCGACCCCTTGAAGGTCTACCAGAACTTCCAGAGCCAGCGCGGCGCGCTCCAGCGGCTGCATGACATCATCTATTCCGAACTGCGCGTCGAATTAGGCCGGCATGATTTGGCGGAAATCGTTTCGACGACTCGCGCGGAGTTGATGAAGGTGGTGACCCAACGATCCAACGAGAAAGCCTCCGCCTATGGGATCGAGATCCAAGACGTGCGAATCAAGCGCGCCGATCTCCCCGAACAAAATGAGAAAGCGGTGTTCGCCCGCATGCAAGCCGAGCGGGAACGGCAGGCCAAGCAATACCGGGCCGAAGGCGCCGAAGAAGCGCAGAAGATCCGCTCCGAGGCGGAAAAGGACCGCGAAATTATTCTGGCGCAGGCGTACAAAGAAGCGGAAGAGCTGCGCGGAGCGGGGGACGCCAAAGCGTTCAAAGTCTACGCCGACGCCTATCGGCAAGATCCGAAGTTTTTTGAATTTACCCGTTCGATGGAAGCCTACAAGAAGACGTTCAAGGATAAATCGACGCTGGTGATGAGCCCGGATTCAGAATTCTTCCGCTACCTGAAACAGCGCTAA